TGGGGCAGTAATTATACCGTAAATATCAATACGGAAATGAACTATTGGTTGGCGGAGAATACTAATTTGTCTGAACTGCATTATCCATTATTTGATTTTCTGGAAAGGCTTGCCGTGAATGGAAAGGAAACAGCGAAAATCAACTATAATATTAACAAGGGATGGGTATTGCATCATAATACCGATATCTGGGCAAAAACTTCACCAACGGGTGGTTATGACTGGGATCCGAAAGGTTCACCACGCTGGTCGGCATGGCCAATGGGCGGTGCCTGGTTAAGTACGCATTTGTACGATCATTATCTGTTTACGGGCGATAAAAGGTTTTTGAAGGAGAAAGCATATCCTTTAATGAAGGGCGCGGCCGAGTTTCTATTGGCATGGCTGGTACCTGACCAAAGCGGATATTTGATCACCAATCCATCAACTTCTCCGGAAAATACCTTTACCATCAATAAGAAACAATATGAGATCAGTAAGGGGACAACCATGGATTTGGGGATTATGCTGGAGTTGTTTAATGCTTGTATTCAATCTGCTAAGGCTTTAGATACTGATGCTAATTTTGTAAAACAGTTGGAAGCAGCTAAGGCCAAGCTGTACCCATATCAAATCGGCAAATATGGACAATTGCAGGAGTGGTTTTTTGATATAGACGATCCTAAAGATACACATAGACATATCTCGCATTTGTATGGTTTATATCCGGGAAACCAAATTACGTTAGAGACCACACCAGAACTGGCTGCAGCTGCTAAGCAGTCCCTTATTCATAGGGGAGATGTAAGTACCGGTTGGTCTATGGCATGGAAAATTAATTGGTGGGCGAGGTTACAGGATGGGAACCATGCTTTAAAGATCTTAAAAGATGGCCTGACATTGATTGATCCTGCTAAAACAGCAGAAGGCGATGGTAAACATTCGGCAGGAGTAAACCAGCAACTGACCAATGTACAAATGAGTGGCGGTGGTACATATCCGAATTTATTGGATGCCCATCCACCTTTCCAAATTGATGGGAATTTTGGTGCTACGGCAGGAATCATAGAAATGTTGTTGCAAAGCCATAATGGTGCCTTGCATTTGCTTCCTGCTCTTCCGGATGAATGGAAGGAGGGAGCTGTGAAAGGAATTAAGAGCAGAGGTAATTTTACTGTTGATATGGAATGGAACCAGAATAAACTGGTTAAATCTGTTATTTTATCTAATGAAGGTGGTGTTTGTAGAGTGAAGTCTTTTTATCCAATTAAGGTGGTAGAAGTTAAAGGGGCAGAGGTAGAAGGGCAGAGTGCTAATCCATTATTACCTAGCGTACAAGGTTTAAAGTTTACCAATGTAACGAATGCTAAACTGGTAGATGTGAAAATAGCAAAGACTTATGGAATAGAATTTAAGACAGAAAAGGGAAAACGTTATACCGTTGTTCCGCTATAAGATTTTCTCAATAATTTGGTTTGAACCTTAGTGTGTGGTACCCGGAGCTTGAATAGCTCTGGGTTTTTTGTTATAAAGACAGGTTGGTATATCTGCAGATGTTTTTGGGGAATGTCTTTTCGTACCGGCTTAATATCACCTATATATAAGGAACACACCAGTACAAGGCGCTTACACCGAGCGGTACAAGGCGCTTACACTATAATTTTGGTTTCTTATAGAAACTTGTTGTATGGGACTCTGTTTAATTGCCCCTACCATTTTTCAAAAATCATAGAACAGGAGAGAAGTTTAGAAACAGGATTGATGCTCGACGGCGTGGATGTCAATACCGAACGGTATTTACTGTTTAACCGTTCGGTAGAGAATTTTACCGATTTTTGAGATTATACTATAACGGTTAGTTCTTTATCAAAGCTTGCCGTAGGAGGCCCCTCTGGTTTCAGAGTTCGCTTGTGGCAGTCTCTGAAATCTTTAGTTTGAAAACAGAGGACTGTGTCCCTGCCTGCGGCTGGCAGGCGGTAAGTTGCAGTAGTATAGAATAAAGTGAAATACAAACATTTTGGACGGAGTCCTTGGTTTTTAAAAGGCATTTAAGTGATCTTTCAGAACACTTAAATGAGTGGGGTATTCGGAAGCAACCGCCTATGCAGTGTTAAAACTTTATGGCAATGCTGTTACTATTTTAAAAGCAGATAAAGGAAAAACAGATTTTTTACCCCTAGTATTAAATAGTAACAATCGGATAGATAAAAATAATTGGTCATCAAATCCTTAATTTAAAAATAAAAACACAAAATAATTTTCTTTGGATATTTATAGTTCTAATTGCTTCTTGCAATGTCACAAGAAAGACTACAGGTAGACTTACCTGTTTTTAAAGTCTTCGCAGATGGTTTAATTTATCGGGATGTGTCCGAGACAAATTCGAGACAAATTCGAGACAAATTCGACAAGGCGACGACTCTTCTTCGAGTGTTCTTCGACAAAACCATACATTTCTTCGAGTGTTCTTCGACAAAGCTTCGGCAAAACGCCATTTTCTTCGACACTTGTTCGACAAACCTTTGGCAAATGCCGAAGCACACCCGAACAATTCCCGAAGGAAAGTCGAATCTGATATTCATCTATCCCGAGTCAATCTGGATTCAATTACCTTGTTCTATTTAGGCATGGCATGCGGCATATTTAGATTTTCTTCGATTCTTATGATTAGCTACGGTTTAAAGTTTGTCCTGTGGGAGCGATGATCGTTCTTTACATCATGTCAGAGGGTAAGGTAAGCAAGTAACGGAGCTAAAACATTCCTTTGGAACTTCTTGTGCCTTGTTTGGGTGGGTTTACAACAACCAATTTATTTAAACCCTTTTCCAAAAAAAGAGCTAATGTCAAAGATATAATCCTGAATATTACCGTCTTCCCTTTTTACCTGTAATATATCAAAAGGTTTACCTCCATAAAATTTTAGCGACTGTAAAATTACTTTGCAATTGACACAGTTATTTCGAACATACTCATACTCTTCACGAATGTTATTTACCTTAATTGCACTTTGATAGATATTATTATTGTCTGTTTTTGACTCGGGTGCGCGTGTGTCTGTAAATTCGTAACTATCAACCTCCATCTCGAGAGATATTTTGATAGATTTAAATTTGATGTTATCGTCATCTAGTATGTGATATTCATATATATCGGTTTTTTTAGATTCATTGTGGTATTCATAAAATTTGTTCTTCTTGGTCCACCATTTACCTTCCTCTACCGATACCTGTTCATCTCCAAGATAATTGGTGGTGAAGGTTATTGTAAAATTGCCATCATCATACCTTTTCATTTCCCATTTTCGGGAAACGTCCTTCATTTGCTGGTCTTTTTCGGAACCACTCCATGTACCGACTAATCGTTGGTCTATTTTCTTACCTCCAGAAACTCTAATGTTTTGAGCTTTAGATATTATAGTTCCTAATAATGCTAAAAACAGGAATAGGAATTTTATTGGTTTATGCATAATGCAAGATAAGTCTTTGTCTTTAAAAGTTTAAAACTCATTAGGAAATTATTGACTCTTCAGTATCTCTGATTTAAAGCAGGGAATTAGTGAAAATAGATGTTTACGATGCGTAATGTAATAAGTCCAAGTCAGGCTTAGGCTCGTGTCTTTAGCACTAATACTTGAGCTAGAGATGGCAAGTTCAATCTGCAGAAAAGGATAATAAAGCCTTTTATGCAGTTATAATCTAATGAAGGTGAAATTGTATATTTGGTTATGAAGAAGTCAATTATACTACCATATATCCTGTTTTTATGCTGCTTAATCTGTAGAGAAATAAAAGCACAAACGCCGAAAGTTGAGATAAAGCAGGAAGAGAAAACTCTTGAAAGTCAATGGAAGGGAAAGCATGTAGCTTTTCTTGGTGACTCTATGACGGACAAAAAGAGAGTAGGGACAAGCTACATTTACTGGGAATATTTAACGGAACTTCTGGGAATACAACCTTATGTTTATGGCATTAATGGAAACCAGTGGGATGGCATTTATAAGCAAGCCAATAAACTTTATGAAGAAGGAAAGGATAGTATAGATGCCATTTTGATTTTTGCCGGTACGAATGATTATAATCGTGGTTTGCCATTGGGAACATTTTATACCGAGAGTGAAAAATCAACCAATCATAATGGTGAACAAGTAAAAAGGAAATATAGGGAAGCGATTATGGATGGTGGAACTTTTTGCGGACGCATCAATATGGTGCTGTCTTTTCTGAAGGATCACTTTCCGAAACAACAGATTGTTATCCTGACGCCTATACACCGCGGGTATGCAAAGTTTGGTGATAAAAATGTACAACCGGAAGAACGCTTTGCAAACGGGCAGGGGCTTTATATTGATGACTACGTAGCTGCTCTTAAGCAAGCTGGTTCTTATTGGTCTGTTCCGGTTATTGATCTTTTTTCTTTGTCCGGACTTTATCCACTTTCGGCTTCTCAGAGTGATTATTTTCATCATCCGCAAACGGATTTACTGCATCC
This genomic interval from Pseudopedobacter saltans DSM 12145 contains the following:
- a CDS encoding glycoside hydrolase family 95 protein gives rise to the protein MMMNRYIYLLTLFVIANLAGFAQSKSDPNLVLWYKEPSKIWEEALPIGNGFQGAMVFGGVGKERFQLNNGTLWSGFPNPGNNPKGPAALPQVRKAIDDGDYAKAAEIWKKNNQGPYSARYLTMADLYLDFNHKDSDVQAYKRSLDLNSAVHTVTYKVGGVTYKRETLMSNPDKVMAIRLTADKKNALSFTTDLISKLKYKTNAVGQNALILKGKAPKHVAHRPTEPEQIIYDENGEGMTFEVHLKVLNEGGTVKTVGNKITVQNANAVTIYLSSGTSFNGFDKSPTIAGKNPSIEASANLAAAVGKKYDVMKQAHIADYSKLFNRVVLKLGNRPDLANLPTNIRLSRQGQKGNDQELQVLYFQFGRYLMISSSRPGSQATNLQGLWNDHVQPPWGSNYTVNINTEMNYWLAENTNLSELHYPLFDFLERLAVNGKETAKINYNINKGWVLHHNTDIWAKTSPTGGYDWDPKGSPRWSAWPMGGAWLSTHLYDHYLFTGDKRFLKEKAYPLMKGAAEFLLAWLVPDQSGYLITNPSTSPENTFTINKKQYEISKGTTMDLGIMLELFNACIQSAKALDTDANFVKQLEAAKAKLYPYQIGKYGQLQEWFFDIDDPKDTHRHISHLYGLYPGNQITLETTPELAAAAKQSLIHRGDVSTGWSMAWKINWWARLQDGNHALKILKDGLTLIDPAKTAEGDGKHSAGVNQQLTNVQMSGGGTYPNLLDAHPPFQIDGNFGATAGIIEMLLQSHNGALHLLPALPDEWKEGAVKGIKSRGNFTVDMEWNQNKLVKSVILSNEGGVCRVKSFYPIKVVEVKGAEVEGQSANPLLPSVQGLKFTNVTNAKLVDVKIAKTYGIEFKTEKGKRYTVVPL
- a CDS encoding SGNH/GDSL hydrolase family protein; this translates as MKKSIILPYILFLCCLICREIKAQTPKVEIKQEEKTLESQWKGKHVAFLGDSMTDKKRVGTSYIYWEYLTELLGIQPYVYGINGNQWDGIYKQANKLYEEGKDSIDAILIFAGTNDYNRGLPLGTFYTESEKSTNHNGEQVKRKYREAIMDGGTFCGRINMVLSFLKDHFPKQQIVILTPIHRGYAKFGDKNVQPEERFANGQGLYIDDYVAALKQAGSYWSVPVIDLFSLSGLYPLSASQSDYFHHPQTDLLHPNANGNYRLAKTIQYQLLSLPAGFK